The proteins below come from a single Leptospiraceae bacterium genomic window:
- a CDS encoding 5-bromo-4-chloroindolyl phosphate hydrolysis family protein, whose product MSKEENNITEEEVKWGRRSHLSLLLAYPILFILLSKGIPFAFPIALLAAMLVPLYILLSKGGKSKFVASHAKQAIFLQGFLATLGSAVSWLWGGDKMVDGSMPTGSAIMQILSYTGLGFYHFGAVITGSIKSSYKTLISYPLSFFKTPNLEKENTDFETQMAELRSLENLDKVTASMLKETMAIGKERVAEIDRLSAKIQDPSVKEKVLEIREQVVKIFENFKNDPEDIKISRQFLSYYLDTTLKIIRKYIDLSSQKVISVELKESLKRVDDILVQIIDAFQKHHDKLIQNDIMDLDAEITVMDKTLKMEGM is encoded by the coding sequence ATGAGCAAAGAAGAAAATAATATTACAGAAGAAGAGGTAAAATGGGGTAGACGCTCCCATCTATCTCTTCTCCTCGCCTACCCTATTCTTTTCATTTTACTTTCGAAAGGAATCCCATTTGCGTTTCCGATTGCGTTACTTGCGGCAATGTTAGTTCCTTTGTATATTTTACTTAGCAAAGGTGGCAAATCTAAATTTGTCGCTTCTCATGCGAAACAAGCTATTTTTTTACAGGGATTTCTAGCAACACTTGGATCTGCTGTAAGTTGGCTTTGGGGTGGAGACAAAATGGTAGATGGAAGTATGCCTACAGGCAGTGCGATCATGCAAATCCTAAGTTACACTGGACTTGGATTTTACCATTTTGGAGCCGTGATTACTGGTTCCATTAAATCTTCCTATAAAACTTTAATTAGTTATCCTTTGAGTTTTTTTAAAACTCCTAATTTAGAAAAAGAAAACACAGACTTCGAAACACAAATGGCTGAACTTCGTTCACTTGAAAATTTGGACAAGGTAACAGCGAGTATGCTCAAAGAAACTATGGCTATCGGCAAAGAAAGAGTAGCCGAAATAGACAGACTTTCAGCGAAAATCCAAGATCCGTCAGTCAAAGAAAAAGTTTTAGAAATCAGGGAACAAGTAGTAAAAATATTTGAAAATTTCAAAAATGATCCTGAAGACATAAAAATTTCTCGTCAATTTTTATCTTATTACCTAGACACTACTCTTAAAATTATTCGTAAATACATTGATTTATCTTCTCAAAAAGTAATTTCTGTCGAATTAAAAGAATCGTTAAAACGGGTAGACGATATTTTAGTTCAAATCATTGATGCATTTCAAAAACACCATGATAAACTCATTCAAAATGATATTATGGATTTAGATGCAGAAATCACCGTGATGGATAAAACTTTAAAAATGGAAGGAATGTAA
- a CDS encoding toxic anion resistance protein, which yields MAENSSSETQSQAEIKPTETLQDVSKEEQSKIQEIAKQINIEDTQSVLQYGSQSQKKISEFSDQILSQIRAKDTGETGQILTDLMLKVKDMDVESLSNEDSFLSKIPLIGSLVKSSQKFIAQYDTLSVQIEKIVDELHKSRMMLLKDITLFDTLYAKNLDYFKELNQYILAGEMKLAELRETELPKYKDKAEKSNDPVDAQKYQDYLQLLNRFEKKLHDLKLTKMLSLQTGPQIRLIQNSNQVLVEKIQSSIINTIPLWKNQLVIAIGLLRQKKALGVQKEVTSVTNELLSKNSEMLKMGTIEVAKEAEKGILEIETLKKINTDLIFTLDETLKIQTEGKQKRQAVEVELTKMEEEIKIKLMNSKQL from the coding sequence ATGGCAGAAAATTCTTCATCGGAAACCCAATCACAGGCAGAAATAAAACCAACTGAGACTCTTCAAGATGTATCAAAAGAAGAACAATCAAAGATTCAAGAAATAGCAAAACAAATCAATATTGAAGATACACAATCCGTATTACAATATGGATCTCAATCTCAAAAAAAGATTTCCGAATTTTCCGACCAAATTCTAAGCCAGATTCGCGCTAAGGACACTGGTGAGACAGGACAAATACTCACGGATCTAATGCTCAAAGTAAAAGATATGGATGTTGAAAGTCTCTCAAATGAGGATAGTTTTCTTTCAAAAATTCCACTCATCGGATCACTCGTAAAGTCCTCACAAAAATTTATCGCGCAATATGATACATTAAGTGTTCAAATCGAAAAAATTGTAGATGAACTTCACAAATCCAGAATGATGCTTCTAAAAGACATTACACTTTTTGATACTCTTTACGCAAAAAATCTAGATTACTTCAAAGAGTTGAATCAATACATACTTGCAGGCGAAATGAAATTAGCCGAACTTCGCGAAACAGAACTTCCAAAGTACAAAGATAAGGCAGAAAAAAGCAACGATCCCGTAGATGCTCAAAAGTACCAAGACTACTTACAACTTCTAAATCGTTTCGAAAAAAAGTTACACGATTTGAAACTCACAAAAATGCTTTCCCTTCAAACAGGACCGCAAATTCGTCTTATTCAAAACAGCAACCAAGTACTTGTCGAAAAAATTCAAAGTTCTATTATTAATACCATTCCACTTTGGAAAAACCAACTAGTCATTGCAATTGGACTTCTCAGACAAAAAAAAGCTCTAGGCGTCCAAAAAGAAGTAACCTCTGTAACCAATGAACTTCTTTCTAAAAATTCCGAAATGTTAAAAATGGGAACCATCGAAGTTGCCAAAGAAGCAGAAAAAGGTATTTTAGAAATTGAGACATTGAAAAAAATAAATACTGATTTGATTTTCACTTTAGATGAAACTCTAAAAATCCAAACCGAAGGCAAACAAAAACGTCAAGCGGTAGAAGTCGAATTAACTAAAATGGAAGAAGAAATAAAAATCAAACTAATGAACTCCAAACAACTATGA
- a CDS encoding PAS domain-containing sensor histidine kinase — protein MISGKIQETIFKVSNAGIIRFTAGNSLRIFGYTNHEMTGKNFQEFLPSEIKWEDLVSETKEKSKQTNNCPIRHKNGIVFPFAVVCNPYEISDEPIEFILVLTEDSQENLENTPMEKYNLLSITDLNGKIHFANSAYCEISRYPLSEILGNDYKLFNSGFHSSIFFEEMKNTIHSGKIWRGEIRKQSKEGTIYWVDTILVPIPYIKNQSAQILKIQTDITKQKGDIEFLVSKNNNLEKILNTSPDIIARLDRDFRHIYINSAIEQATGIPVSEFLGKTHSELGIDLDVVKLWHEKFRFAFDTGKEQTYEFDFPTPIGIQYYHCKLIPEPSKTNEITTLLSIARNVTDLKKQIKTEEELDKAKTRYRGLLENLEPGVVVHAADTTVIMNNARACDLLGFSNEQLIGKRSIDPDWKFIHEDNSILHVNDYPVSRIIRQKSPIRNQILGIIRPVTLDTVWVQVNGVPFLNETGDIVEIVISFIDVTSKKQMEDSLQKSEKNYRELYFHNPLMLFTVSKEGIILSINSSTVEELGFHSDELIGKPIFKLYHPDDQPMLSEKFHSVIINSIKTTTWQFRKITKSGEIIWVSETTRFVFENENTPILLITCENITERIRAAEILKQYTEDLEILNNTKDKFFSIIAHDLRNPFTGILGLTEDLLEKIESENEKDFIELASQYLTLIQSSTQSASILLENLLQWSKSQTGDITISPVNLALKKLVLNTIPVLEASLTKKNIQLEINIADDIYVLADIYLTNTVFRNLLSNSVKFSYPNSKIELSAYSKDKFSFISISDSGTGINSENMKKLFRIDSKFTKSGTLKEKGSGLGLILAKEFIEKQGGTIWAESEIGKGSTFTFTLPLGISAQQNPL, from the coding sequence ATGATTTCAGGAAAAATTCAAGAGACAATTTTTAAAGTATCTAATGCGGGTATAATTCGTTTTACCGCTGGAAATTCTCTCAGAATTTTCGGATATACAAACCATGAAATGACAGGAAAAAACTTTCAGGAATTTCTTCCTTCTGAAATAAAATGGGAAGATCTAGTTTCCGAAACGAAAGAAAAATCCAAACAAACTAATAATTGCCCCATTCGGCACAAAAATGGAATAGTATTTCCGTTTGCAGTTGTCTGTAACCCTTACGAAATCTCCGATGAACCGATTGAATTCATTCTTGTATTAACAGAAGATTCTCAAGAAAATTTAGAAAATACTCCAATGGAGAAATATAACCTACTATCAATCACAGATTTAAATGGGAAAATTCATTTTGCAAATTCTGCCTATTGCGAAATTTCTCGTTATCCGCTAAGTGAAATTTTAGGGAATGATTATAAATTATTTAATTCAGGTTTTCATTCTAGTATTTTTTTTGAAGAAATGAAAAATACAATTCATTCTGGAAAAATCTGGCGAGGAGAAATTCGCAAACAATCGAAAGAAGGAACAATCTATTGGGTAGATACAATTTTAGTACCAATTCCTTATATAAAAAATCAATCTGCTCAAATTTTGAAAATTCAAACGGATATAACAAAACAAAAAGGGGATATAGAATTTCTGGTTTCAAAAAATAATAATTTGGAAAAAATACTAAATACGTCACCGGATATTATTGCGAGATTAGATAGAGATTTCCGGCATATCTATATTAACTCCGCCATCGAACAAGCTACAGGAATTCCCGTCTCTGAATTTTTAGGAAAAACACATTCCGAGTTAGGTATAGATTTGGATGTTGTAAAACTTTGGCATGAAAAATTCCGATTTGCTTTTGATACTGGAAAAGAACAGACCTATGAGTTCGACTTTCCTACACCGATTGGCATTCAGTACTATCATTGTAAACTAATTCCAGAGCCATCCAAAACAAATGAAATTACTACCTTACTGAGTATCGCAAGAAATGTTACTGATTTAAAAAAACAAATCAAAACAGAAGAGGAATTGGATAAAGCAAAAACAAGATACAGAGGTTTACTAGAAAATCTCGAACCAGGTGTAGTGGTTCATGCGGCAGACACCACAGTGATAATGAATAATGCGAGGGCCTGCGATTTATTAGGATTTAGCAATGAACAATTAATTGGAAAACGAAGTATTGATCCTGACTGGAAATTCATACATGAGGATAATAGTATTTTGCATGTAAATGATTATCCTGTGTCTAGAATCATTAGACAAAAATCTCCCATTCGCAATCAAATTCTAGGAATTATTCGTCCTGTTACATTAGATACAGTTTGGGTTCAAGTCAATGGTGTTCCATTTTTGAATGAGACTGGTGATATTGTAGAAATTGTAATCAGTTTTATAGATGTAACCTCTAAAAAACAAATGGAAGACTCACTCCAAAAAAGTGAAAAAAACTATCGAGAGTTATATTTTCACAATCCACTCATGTTATTTACCGTTTCTAAAGAAGGAATAATTCTATCTATCAATTCATCTACAGTTGAAGAACTAGGTTTTCATTCTGATGAATTAATTGGCAAACCAATATTCAAATTATACCATCCAGATGACCAGCCAATGTTATCCGAAAAATTTCATTCTGTAATAATAAATTCAATTAAAACTACCACTTGGCAATTTAGAAAAATAACTAAATCGGGAGAAATTATTTGGGTTTCGGAGACAACGCGATTTGTTTTCGAAAATGAAAATACTCCAATCCTACTCATTACTTGCGAAAATATCACCGAAAGAATTCGAGCGGCAGAAATATTGAAACAATATACAGAAGATCTAGAAATTTTAAATAATACCAAGGATAAATTTTTCAGTATTATTGCGCATGACTTACGTAATCCGTTCACAGGAATCCTAGGACTAACGGAAGACCTATTAGAAAAAATAGAATCAGAAAATGAAAAGGATTTTATTGAACTAGCATCTCAATACCTAACGTTAATTCAGTCGTCAACACAATCAGCAAGTATTCTTTTAGAGAATCTATTACAGTGGTCAAAATCGCAAACGGGAGATATAACGATTAGCCCCGTCAATTTAGCATTGAAAAAACTTGTATTAAATACCATTCCTGTACTAGAAGCCAGTTTGACCAAAAAAAATATCCAATTAGAAATTAACATAGCAGATGATATTTACGTACTCGCAGATATTTACCTAACTAACACCGTCTTTAGAAACTTACTGAGTAATTCAGTCAAATTTAGTTATCCAAACAGCAAAATAGAATTATCCGCCTATTCGAAGGATAAATTTTCATTTATTTCCATTTCCGATTCAGGCACAGGAATTAATTCTGAAAATATGAAAAAACTGTTTCGAATTGATTCCAAATTTACAAAATCAGGAACCCTAAAAGAAAAAGGATCAGGACTTGGTCTCATTCTCGCGAAGGAATTTATTGAAAAACAAGGGGGCACGATTTGGGCGGAAAGCGAAATTGGCAAAGGAAGCACCTTTACATTCACTCTTCCTTTAGGAATATCAGCCCAACAAAACCCACTATAG